CCGAATTTAAGGCGGAAACTTCTTCCTCTTTACCGGGATGATTCGGAGGTGATTCCACCGCAAAGTCAAAGTCATCCCCAAATTTTAAGCCATTCGTAGATTTGGCTTTGAGTTCCGCTTCCATGACTGATTCATCGAAAACAGATTCCTCAATATCTTCTACATCCCAATTTCTCGAACGCTCAGAACTTTCTGAATAACCTTGTTTTTGGGTTGTTGGTGTCGGTTCCCCCGCAAACACAAACACACCAGTACGCCAACGCCAAAACTGTGGTGCTGACTGTTGAATAGCAGACAACCAAGGACGCGATACCCACAACAGTAGGCTCGATTCTAGAAACCGATTCGACTCTGGATTAGAAAAATTCTCATCACTTAAGCGTAGATAGTGTAAAAATAAACGCTGTATCGCTACTGGTTGCTTAGTTAACTGTTCCACACCTACAATTTGAAATATCGGTATTGGTAAAGGTCTTCCAGTTGTATCTTTTGATGCACCTACAATTGGTGGTGGATAATTAGCCAGCCATTGATTTATATGATCTATGGGATTGGGATCACTTAAATTCAACCTCAATGTGACTAAACGCGGATAAGCAGGAGTGCTAGTTTCATGACCATCTACAGGTTGATATAGCACTTGTCCCACTGGATAAGCTAAAGTAGAATGCAAGCGAGCAGCTACTTGATTTCGTAAGTGTAAATTATCGTTAACTGCTAATAAAACTTGTCGTCTTAAACCAAGACTTAGGGCAAGTTTTAAACGATGATATACTTGTCGGTTCCAAGTAAAATTATTGAGATGTGTAGTATCATTCACGCTCATGACGGCTAAGAAGCCCAAACATTTTTCATATAAATTATGTTTTTCAGATTTGGCAAAGTTAATAGTATATATTTATACTTTTTCCTCCCATATCATTCTAACAAAAATAAAAAACAAGGACCCCGATAACATGGGAACCTTGAAAACCCAAATATTAAATTATATTAAAAAATATTCTGCTCAACCGACATTAGAAACAGAGAAGGCAACAAAAATCAAACCAACAACTAAACCAGCGCCAGCGAGTCCTAATAAAATATAGGTAATCTTTTGCTTGTTTGTCGGAGGTTCTGCTTGATAAACCTTGGGTTCACTGGCAAAATTGTTCAGACGACCGCCTTCTTCGTTTGTATAGGGCATGAATTAATTCCTTTTTATCTGCTTTTATTCGTTTCATGTTACATATACGCTATATTCTGCTCTCCTGGTAAGATACAAATATTTACGTTGAGGTAGGGGAGAATAGGAAAGCTTGTTCAGCAGCTGGTTACTTTAATTTCCCACTCCCACGCTCCCCGATCCCTAATTAATAATTGTGCCAGTCAGAGGTGAACTTGCACTGGCGTAGGTTTTCAGGGGCATTCTGCCAGCTAGATATGCTAAACGACCGGCTACTGCTGCTAAATTCATGGCTTGAGCCATTGCTGGGGGGTTTTGGGAAAGAGCGATCGCACTATTAATTAATAAAGCATCTGCACCTAATTCCATCGCCTGAGCAGCTTCTGATGGTGCGCCAATTCCGGCATCTACCACTACTGGTATATTGGCATTTTCAATGATAATTTGAATATTAGCAGTGGTTTTTAGCCCTTGTCCCGAACCAATGGGCGACGCTAAAGGCATGACTGTGGCACAACCAACATCTTCTAGGCGCTTGGCTAGCATCGGATCGGCATTGATATAAGGCAGTACGGCAAAACCTTCTTTCACTAGCTGTTCTGCCGCTTGTAGCGTCCCAATCGGATCAGGAAGTAAATATTTAGGATCAGGTATTACTTCTAATTTCACAAAATTGTTATCTTCCTGTCCCAATAGTTTCGCCATTTCTCGCCCCAAACGAGCCACACGAATTGCCTCCTCTGCGGTTTCACAGCCGGCAGTATTGGGCAACATCCAGATTTTTGTCCAATCCAGAGCTTCGGCTAAATTCTCATGCCCTGCGGCTTTAGTTTGCACCCTTCTTACTGCCACAGTGACAATTTGGCAACCACTAGCAACAATACTTTGCTGCATTTCTTCAATGCTGCGATATTTGCCGGTTCCCGTCATTAAACGAGATTGAAAAGTTTTGCCAGCGATTACAAGTGGTGAATCTATAGAGACGGGATGAATTGCATCTTTAACGGCAATATTTCCCTTAGAGAAGTTAGCAGAGTGGGTGAACATAGAAGTGGGAGTAGATGACTGGCTATGAAAGCGGGAATAGTGGAAATTAGACAATATGGGGTCAGATTTTTGTGACCAAATCAAATCGGCAATTAATGCTGCGGTTATGGGCGCAAGTAATATACCATTACGATAATGACCTGTAGCCAAAGTTAAATTTTTACAGTGGCTAGTACCGAAAATCGGTAACTCATCGGGTGTAGCTGGTCGAAATCCCCACCAAAATTCCTGAATGGGATAATCCTGTAATTGAGGATATAGGCTAATAGCTTGTTGTAGTAAGGTTTGAATACCTGCGGGCGTATTGTGGGGCGTAAAGCCGACATCTTCGCTCGTTGCCCCAATAATGATAGAACGGTTGCGCCTCGGTACGATATAAATATTATCTCCGAATAAAACTCGTGTCAGGGGCAATTCTGGGATAAAATCCGGTACTCGCACTTTCAGCATTTGTCCTTTGCGAGGATTTACAGGTAATGGTAATAATTCATTAGACCAAGCACCTGTGGCTAAGACATAATGAGCAGCACGAATTACTCCTGTGTTGGTTTGTACACCCTGTACTTCTCCTTGCTGCTGTAAAAATGCTTCTACTTTAATACCATCTTTGAATTCAACACCAAGGGACTCAGCAGCTGTCCTCAGTACATTTATTAAAGCACGATTATCAACTTGTCCGTCTTCAGGATACCACCAGCCACCAACTACTTCCGAACCCAATCCTGGCTGATATTGATGAATTGCGGCTTGATTTAGCCAGTATGGGAATTGGGCAGTGTGGGCAGTGGTGGAAGCATTTAATTTGTCCCCTTGTCCTTGATAAACTGGTGCTAATATTCCACAAGGCCAGTAACCAGTATTTAAACCAGTCAAATCTTCGAGTTTTTGCGTCCAGTCTGAATATAAGGCACGCGATCGCCTACACAAAGAACCCATTACCGGATTAGGGATATTTTCGGCATCTGGTGCTAACATCCCGGCGGCGGCGTGGGTAGCAGCCGCCTGAAAATCATGGCAAAGCACGGTGACTGAGCCTCCGCGCAATTTTAATTCTACGGCGATCGCCAAGCCAATCGCACCGCCACCAATAATTAAAACGTCACTAGTCATTAGTCATTTATCATGAGGTATTTACTAACTAATAACTGCTATATAAAACCTAGACAAAACTAGACTTTACTTTCTACTTCAACGGGAGCATGGGAGCAGTTATCCCTCAGTAGACTTTCACGCCTTAGCCAGACGCGATTGTGTTCCAATTAAGTTTCTGAAAAAGACTACCACCATCATTGCTTGGTTTTCGCGTCGGCAATAGTCTCAATTCAATACTTGATATCACCGTATTATATATCAAGTAGTTGATTTTTTCCTAAAATATATATTGACTTTTGTCAACATAAGTATAGTTTTGTCTATGAAATTGTCAACTTAGGACTTGCTCATAAATATTGACCCACTCCCCCGCATAAATAACGGGGGCTTGACGCTTCACGACTCCTAAAGACTATCCAGATTTACCACAAAGCCCGAATAGGTTGTCTATCCTGATTCATTCTGTCCGACTGTACGCCAGTGCTTGTACCTGGTGTAGTGTCAGAGGTTGAGGAAGAATCATTACTTTGGGCAATAGTGCTTCTGTCGTCAGGAGTAGAAAAATTATCCTGTGCCACCCTACCTCTACTTTCAGAGGCGGTATCGTTACTTGTACTCCTACTAGGAGAAGAGCTATTAACATTAATATTAGCTGGGAGTACTTTGGATGTTCTGCCGTCAGGAGCATCATTATTGGCAACTTGTTGTCCACCTATGGGAAAATTGATCCCCAATAATGTCCCAAGTAAAATTGCCAAGCCTCCGCCCATAAGCATTAGTGGAGTCCATCTACCCATATGATCTTTTCTCCTTTGTTAACCTAACCTTCTGGTGTCCATACTATTTGAGAACCTTCTCCCCAAAATCCAGCGAATTTTGTGACTTTTACATCCCCTAGTACCTGAGTTTGACAGGCTAAACGCAGTTCTGCTGTAGGAGAATGGGGAGGAAGGGAACGTCTGGCTTTGTCGCGCCAATTTGCGGCAGATACCTCACCTTCTACCTTGACTGCACAAGTTCCACAGCTGCCAATTCCTCGACAGTTGATTAACTTAGCACCGCCATTGTAGAGGTCAATACCGTTGTGCTGCAAAACTCGACCTAATTTAGCTCCCCGATCGCACTCAATTGTCTTACCCTGAGCTAGTACCTTGGGCATATATTAATTTCCAGACTGGCTTTTTGTTGTATATTGGCACATCGCCTTACTCGTTGTCTCGCAAGTCGCAGTTTTATGACCATACACCCCTCACCTCAACTTTGGCTCTATGACACCACGCTACGAGATGGCACACAGCGCGAAGGGTTATCAGTTTCTATAGAAGATAAGTTACGCATTGCCCGCAGACTCGACCAACTGGGGGTTCCCTTCATCGAAGGTGGTTGGCCTGGTGCCAATCCCAAGGATGTTCAGTTCTTCTGGCAATTGCAAGAATATCCGCTTAAACAAGCAGAAATCGTGGCCTTTTGTTCCACACGCCGCCCTAACACCACGGCGGAAACTGAGCCAATGCTGCAAGCGATTCTGACTGCGGGTACTCGTTGGGTAACAGTTTTTGGCAAATCGTGGGATTTACACGTTACAGCCGGACTCAAGACGACTTTAGCAGAAAATCTCGCCATGATTAGCGATACTATCGAGTATCTTTGTTCTCAAGGGCGACGCGTGATTTATGATGCCGAACATTGGTTTGATGGCTACAAGCAAAATCGCGATTATGCTTTACAGACATTAGAAGCTGCGATCGCATCTGGTGCCGAATGGCTAGTCCTCTGTGATACAAATGGCGGTACTTTACCCCACGAAATTAGTCAAATAGTGGAATCAGTCATTAATCATGTGTCATCAGTCAATACTCAACAACCAATTCCCCAAATTGGTATTCACACTCATAACGATTCAGAAACAGCCGTGGCTAATGCCTTAGCTGCCGTCATGGCAGGGGCGAAAATGGTACAGGGTACAATTAACGGCTACGGTGAAAGATGTGGTAATGCTAACCTCTGTTCATTAATTCCCAATCTACAACTGAAGCTTGGTTATAGCTGTATAGCTGAACACCAGCTAAATCAACTTACAGAAGCTAGTCGCTTTGTGAGTGAAGTAGTAAACCTCGCCCCCGATGAACACGCGCCCTTTGTGGGACGTTCAGCTTTTGCACATAAAGGTGGTATCCATGTCTCAGCAGTAGAACGAAATCCCCTAACTTACGAACACATTCAACCAGAACAAGTCGGTAACCGTCGCCGCATCGTCATTTCCGAACAATCTGGACTCAGTAATGTTTTAGCCAAAGCTCGAACATTTGGTATTGAACTAGATAAAGACAAACCAGCCGCCCGACAAATTCTACAACGCCTCAAAGAATTAGAAAGTGAAGGATATCAATTTGAAGCAGCAGAGGCGAGTTTTGCACTTTTGATGTACGAAGCTTTGGGTGAGCGTCAGCAGTTCTTTGAAGTCAAAGGCTTTCAAGTACATTGTGATTTAGTGGAAGGTAAAGAAAGGAACAATGCCCTAGCCACGGTGAAAATAGGTGTTAATGGCAAAAATATTCTCGAAGCAGCCGAAGGAAACGGACCCGTTGCGGCTTTAGATGCCGCCTTACGCAAAGCTTTGGTCAACTTTTATCCCCAAATTGCCACCTTTGAGTTGACAGATTATAAAGTGCGGATTCTCAACGGACATACAGGTACAGCCGCTAAAACTCGTGTATTAGTAGAATCAGGTACTGGTTCTCAACGCTGGACGACTGTAGGAGTTTCGCCCAATATTTTGGCAGCTTCCTATCAAGCAGTGGTAGAGGGATTGGAATATGGTTTGTTGTTACATTCCCCAGAGTGGGGAGTGGGGAGTGGGGAGTAGGGAGTGTGGGGAGTGTGGGAGGTGTGGGAGGTGTGGGGAGTGTGGGGGGTGTGGGGGGGTGGGGAGCAAAGAATTTTGGATTTTGGATTTGCGTTAGCGAACCGTACGCAGCGAAGCGAGTATTTTAGATTGCAGTCTAATCCAAAATCTAAAATCTAAAATCTAAAATTGATTGACTAATGACCATCAAGAAAATTGTTCCCAGGATTGGGTAACTAATTGACTCAGCCAACGCCGTTGCTGGTGGTCTAGCATGGGGTCATCAGCTAGTAGTTGAGCGGTGAATTCCTCCAAGGATTGTCCCTGAGCGCGAACCAGTTTGATGACTCCGGCGATGGCTGAGGCTACTAATTCTGCGTCAATGGGCTGTTGACGCAGAGCAAAAATTTCCTGGGGACTGTCTGGGATGGGATAATTCATGGCGTAGGGTAAAAAAAATACAAAATGAACAATAAACTTTGACAAACTATTAAAACTTCTTTACTCAATCTTTATTGAACCAATAGGGCGGAGTCTAGCTTAGTTTCTGCCTTTATAAAATCTGTCTGAGTGAATAGATTCATCGGAGATGTCAGCAAAAAATCATGAAAGAAATACTTTATTTGGAAGTTCCCACACCGGACATTGCGACTGTACTGAGTTGGCTGCAAAAAGATTTTGAACCAGGAACCGGGGAAAAATTACTCCGACCTGATGGCTTTCGCCTGAAAATCCCGGCAGAAACTACAAATGCTGATGCGGCGATTACCGAAAAATTACCGAGCGAACTTTCTGTATTCGTCTGGTCTGTGCAGCGTACTACTTATCTGAAAGTTTTTCGTTGGGCAGATCAGCCCGTTTTTCGAGAAGGACAAATCCTGCAACGTCTAAGTTATGAAATTAGGCAGAAATTTTCCCATAAATACCCTGAACCTCCAACCATTGATTCCCAAAAATCGATTTTCGAGGAACTAGCCAATGATTATCCTCTGACAGTTAAGTATTTTCAGCAAATGCCTAATGGGGAA
The window above is part of the Nodularia spumigena CCY9414 genome. Proteins encoded here:
- the psb34 gene encoding photosystem II assembly protein Psb34 is translated as MPYTNEEGGRLNNFASEPKVYQAEPPTNKQKITYILLGLAGAGLVVGLIFVAFSVSNVG
- the thiO gene encoding glycine oxidase ThiO, producing MTSDVLIIGGGAIGLAIAVELKLRGGSVTVLCHDFQAAATHAAAGMLAPDAENIPNPVMGSLCRRSRALYSDWTQKLEDLTGLNTGYWPCGILAPVYQGQGDKLNASTTAHTAQFPYWLNQAAIHQYQPGLGSEVVGGWWYPEDGQVDNRALINVLRTAAESLGVEFKDGIKVEAFLQQQGEVQGVQTNTGVIRAAHYVLATGAWSNELLPLPVNPRKGQMLKVRVPDFIPELPLTRVLFGDNIYIVPRRNRSIIIGATSEDVGFTPHNTPAGIQTLLQQAISLYPQLQDYPIQEFWWGFRPATPDELPIFGTSHCKNLTLATGHYRNGILLAPITAALIADLIWSQKSDPILSNFHYSRFHSQSSTPTSMFTHSANFSKGNIAVKDAIHPVSIDSPLVIAGKTFQSRLMTGTGKYRSIEEMQQSIVASGCQIVTVAVRRVQTKAAGHENLAEALDWTKIWMLPNTAGCETAEEAIRVARLGREMAKLLGQEDNNFVKLEVIPDPKYLLPDPIGTLQAAEQLVKEGFAVLPYINADPMLAKRLEDVGCATVMPLASPIGSGQGLKTTANIQIIIENANIPVVVDAGIGAPSEAAQAMELGADALLINSAIALSQNPPAMAQAMNLAAVAGRLAYLAGRMPLKTYASASSPLTGTIIN
- a CDS encoding 2Fe-2S iron-sulfur cluster-binding protein, with product MPKVLAQGKTIECDRGAKLGRVLQHNGIDLYNGGAKLINCRGIGSCGTCAVKVEGEVSAANWRDKARRSLPPHSPTAELRLACQTQVLGDVKVTKFAGFWGEGSQIVWTPEG
- the cimA gene encoding citramalate synthase, which gives rise to MTIHPSPQLWLYDTTLRDGTQREGLSVSIEDKLRIARRLDQLGVPFIEGGWPGANPKDVQFFWQLQEYPLKQAEIVAFCSTRRPNTTAETEPMLQAILTAGTRWVTVFGKSWDLHVTAGLKTTLAENLAMISDTIEYLCSQGRRVIYDAEHWFDGYKQNRDYALQTLEAAIASGAEWLVLCDTNGGTLPHEISQIVESVINHVSSVNTQQPIPQIGIHTHNDSETAVANALAAVMAGAKMVQGTINGYGERCGNANLCSLIPNLQLKLGYSCIAEHQLNQLTEASRFVSEVVNLAPDEHAPFVGRSAFAHKGGIHVSAVERNPLTYEHIQPEQVGNRRRIVISEQSGLSNVLAKARTFGIELDKDKPAARQILQRLKELESEGYQFEAAEASFALLMYEALGERQQFFEVKGFQVHCDLVEGKERNNALATVKIGVNGKNILEAAEGNGPVAALDAALRKALVNFYPQIATFELTDYKVRILNGHTGTAAKTRVLVESGTGSQRWTTVGVSPNILAASYQAVVEGLEYGLLLHSPEWGVGSGE